One window of Staphylococcus chromogenes genomic DNA carries:
- a CDS encoding ABC-F family ATP-binding cassette domain-containing protein, translating into MEAFKIEHLNKSYADKVIFDNLALSISNQERIGLVGINGTGKSSLLKVIAGLDEDFTANVTHPKQYKIRYAAQKEELDLDATVYDVVYQAETEALQTIRRYEEAVATYNETMTEAALEDMMRAQAQMDDQAVWDYSAEIKTILSKLGIQDTSQKVRSLSGGQQKRVVLARTLIEKPDLLLLDEPTNHLDFESIQWLIQFVKSYPKTVMFVTHDRHFLNEVATRIVELKQGQLRSYPGNYEDYIAIRSEREEIEQKQHAKQRALYKQELEWMRAGVKARTTKQQARKDRFQDLEHQVKSHQTQDKGELNLAYSRLGKQVFELEDIHKSIGEKVLFSAFSTIVQKGMQIGIVGPNGAGKTTLLNILAGLDEDYSGILKVGQTVKIAYFKQTDERLNRDIRVIDFLREESELARQKDGTVVSVTQLLEQFLFPSATHGKKVFKLSGGEQKRLYLLKLLVHQPNVLILDEPTNDLDTETLTILEDYIQTFGGTVITVSHDRYFLNKVVDRYWYIHDGQIEIILGDFDDYMAYKGQLEKLNQSSKAEAKKPHTVKKKSRSLSYKEKREYEMLLQRIDETESRLTEIEQEMIEASADYATIKQLNDEKESLETQYETDITRWSELEEIIEQ; encoded by the coding sequence TTGGAAGCGTTTAAAATTGAACACCTCAATAAATCTTATGCAGATAAAGTCATATTTGATAATTTAGCGTTATCGATTTCCAATCAAGAGCGAATTGGACTGGTTGGTATCAATGGGACGGGGAAGAGCTCTCTACTCAAAGTCATCGCTGGGCTAGATGAAGATTTTACAGCGAATGTGACGCACCCGAAACAATATAAAATACGGTATGCAGCACAAAAAGAAGAGCTAGATTTAGACGCGACTGTCTATGACGTGGTTTATCAAGCGGAAACCGAAGCTTTACAAACCATTCGTCGTTATGAAGAAGCTGTAGCTACTTATAATGAAACAATGACAGAGGCCGCTTTAGAGGACATGATGCGTGCACAAGCACAAATGGACGATCAAGCAGTATGGGACTATAGCGCTGAAATTAAAACGATTCTTTCGAAATTAGGCATCCAGGATACCAGTCAAAAAGTTCGTTCACTTTCAGGCGGACAACAAAAGCGAGTGGTATTAGCGCGCACACTCATTGAAAAGCCAGACTTGTTGTTACTTGACGAACCGACGAACCATCTCGATTTTGAATCTATCCAATGGTTAATTCAATTCGTAAAATCCTATCCTAAAACCGTGATGTTTGTCACACATGATCGTCACTTTTTAAACGAAGTGGCTACACGAATTGTCGAATTAAAACAAGGCCAACTACGGTCTTACCCAGGTAATTATGAGGACTATATTGCGATACGTTCAGAGCGCGAAGAAATCGAACAAAAACAACATGCAAAACAGCGTGCTTTGTATAAACAAGAGCTAGAGTGGATGCGGGCAGGTGTTAAAGCACGTACGACTAAACAACAAGCCCGTAAAGATCGTTTTCAAGATCTTGAACATCAAGTGAAGTCGCATCAAACTCAAGATAAGGGTGAATTGAATTTAGCTTATTCGAGACTCGGAAAGCAAGTGTTTGAGCTAGAAGATATTCATAAATCTATCGGAGAAAAAGTGCTTTTTAGTGCTTTTTCCACAATTGTGCAAAAAGGAATGCAAATTGGTATTGTCGGACCTAATGGAGCGGGTAAAACGACATTGTTAAATATTTTAGCAGGGCTCGATGAAGACTATAGCGGCATTTTAAAGGTTGGGCAAACCGTTAAAATTGCTTATTTTAAACAGACAGATGAAAGATTAAATCGTGATATTCGTGTGATCGATTTTTTACGTGAAGAAAGTGAATTGGCACGTCAAAAAGACGGGACAGTCGTATCGGTCACGCAATTGTTAGAACAATTTCTTTTCCCAAGTGCGACCCATGGCAAAAAGGTATTTAAACTCTCAGGTGGGGAGCAAAAACGATTATACTTACTTAAACTTCTTGTACATCAACCGAATGTCTTGATTTTAGATGAGCCAACCAATGATTTGGATACAGAAACTTTAACTATCTTAGAAGATTATATTCAAACATTTGGCGGCACAGTCATTACGGTTAGCCACGATCGTTACTTTTTAAATAAAGTCGTTGACCGATATTGGTATATTCACGATGGACAAATTGAAATTATCCTTGGAGACTTCGACGACTATATGGCCTATAAAGGACAATTAGAAAAATTAAATCAGTCCTCAAAAGCTGAAGCTAAAAAGCCTCATACAGTCAAAAAGAAAAGCAGAAGTCTGTCCTATAAAGAAAAGCGCGAGTACGAGATGTTACTCCAACGCATCGATGAAACCGAGTCACGTTTAACTGAAATTGAGCAAGAAATGATTGAAGCGAGTGCAGATTATGCAACGATAAAACAATTAAATGATGAAAAAGAAAGTTTAGAAACACAATATGAGACGGACATCACAAGATGGAGTGAACTTGAAGAAATCATTGAACAGTAA
- a CDS encoding ZIP family metal transporter, whose translation MVDFLTSLSPTLQALLAGIITWLLTALGAATVFIFKNVNEKVLNSMQGFAAGIMIAASFWSLLQPAIESSSDSAVPWLPAAIGFLLGGLFIRSLDYVIPHMHRNAKDESQKQEGVPTNLTKNTLLFLAITLHNIPEGLAVGVAFGGLATGNTQATLSGALGLAIGIGIQNIPEGAALSLPIRASGSSKWKAFNYGQASALVEPVFALVGAAAVIVVTPILPYALAFAAGAMIFVVVEELIPDSQSAKNTDLATLSLMAGFTLMMILDVALG comes from the coding sequence ATGGTGGATTTTCTTACATCGTTGTCGCCCACATTACAAGCATTATTAGCTGGTATCATTACTTGGTTATTAACTGCATTAGGGGCTGCAACTGTTTTTATTTTTAAAAATGTGAATGAAAAAGTGTTAAACTCAATGCAAGGCTTTGCGGCTGGCATCATGATTGCGGCAAGCTTTTGGTCGCTCTTACAACCAGCTATCGAAAGCAGTTCAGACAGCGCTGTTCCATGGCTTCCTGCTGCTATTGGCTTTTTATTGGGAGGACTCTTTATTCGTTCATTAGATTACGTCATCCCACATATGCACCGTAATGCTAAAGATGAATCACAAAAACAAGAAGGTGTACCTACAAATCTCACTAAAAATACGTTGCTATTTTTAGCAATCACCCTTCACAATATTCCTGAAGGCTTAGCTGTAGGCGTGGCTTTTGGAGGACTGGCTACAGGCAATACGCAAGCTACCCTCTCAGGCGCTTTAGGGTTAGCTATTGGAATAGGGATACAAAATATTCCAGAAGGCGCAGCACTCTCTCTCCCTATCCGTGCCTCAGGCAGTAGCAAATGGAAAGCTTTTAATTATGGGCAAGCTTCTGCTTTAGTTGAACCTGTGTTTGCCCTTGTAGGTGCTGCAGCAGTGATTGTGGTAACCCCTATTTTGCCATATGCTTTAGCGTTTGCAGCAGGTGCGATGATATTTGTTGTTGTGGAAGAACTTATTCCCGACTCACAATCTGCCAAAAATACAGATTTAGCCACGTTAAGTTTAATGGCAGGTTTTACATTAATGATGATTTTAGATGTGGCCTTAGGTTAA
- the ltaS gene encoding polyglycerol-phosphate lipoteichoic acid synthase LtaS: MEKNRKKIGIFTFFLLMVLTISLKTYFAYYVDLSLGVKGLTQNLILLMNPYSLLALILSVFLFFKGKKAFWFILIGGFLLTFLLYANVVYFRFFSDFLTFSTLNQVSNVDSMGGAVGASFQWYDFVYFLDIIAYLFILIFKQKWLSLNVFHKKFIPVVMATAVALFFLNLAFAETDRPELLTRTFDHKYLVKYLGPYNFTVYDGVKTIQNNQQKALASEDDLTKVLNYTKQKQTTPNMEYYGKAKGKNIIKIHLESFQTFLINKKVNGHEVTPFLNKLSSGQDDFRYYPNFYHQTGQGKTSDAEFTMDNSLYGLPQGSAFSLKGDNTYQSLPAILHQQENMTTNVMHGDYKTFWNRDQVYRHFGVDKFYDATYYDMSPENLENLGLKDKEFFKESADYLSKEKKPFYSHLITLTNHYPFTLSEEDASIPPGNTGNSTVDGYIQTAHYLDQSVEQFINDLKKRGLYDDSVIILYGDHYGISENHNKAMSQLLGEPITPAKFNDLNKTGFWIKAPGVEPKVDPTYAGQVDVMPTLLHLMGIDTKNYIMLGTDMLSKDHKQLIPFRNGDFVTDQYKYVNGKAYSHKDNKPLTTPPADLQKNKNQVENDLEINDEILNGDLMRFYKNPDFKKVNPRDYNYKAGPKGKEN; encoded by the coding sequence ATGGAAAAGAATAGAAAGAAAATAGGGATATTTACGTTTTTCCTGTTGATGGTTTTAACGATTTCTCTTAAAACGTATTTCGCCTATTATGTTGACTTGTCACTTGGTGTTAAAGGACTTACGCAAAACTTAATTTTATTAATGAACCCTTACAGTTTACTCGCACTGATTTTAAGTGTCTTTTTATTTTTTAAAGGAAAAAAAGCGTTTTGGTTTATTTTGATTGGTGGATTTTTACTCACTTTTCTACTTTATGCAAACGTTGTTTATTTCAGATTTTTCTCTGACTTTTTGACGTTCAGCACATTGAACCAAGTGAGTAATGTTGATTCAATGGGTGGTGCTGTTGGTGCATCATTCCAATGGTATGACTTTGTTTATTTCTTAGATATTATCGCTTATTTGTTTATTTTAATCTTTAAACAAAAATGGCTCAGCCTAAACGTTTTCCATAAAAAATTCATTCCGGTTGTTATGGCTACAGCAGTCGCTTTATTCTTCTTAAATTTGGCGTTTGCAGAAACGGACCGACCTGAATTATTAACACGTACTTTTGACCATAAATATTTAGTGAAATATTTAGGCCCTTATAATTTTACAGTATATGATGGCGTGAAAACGATTCAAAATAACCAACAAAAAGCGTTGGCTTCAGAAGATGATTTAACTAAAGTGTTAAATTATACAAAGCAAAAACAAACAACGCCGAATATGGAATATTACGGTAAAGCTAAAGGCAAAAACATTATTAAGATTCATTTAGAAAGTTTCCAAACATTTTTAATCAATAAAAAAGTGAATGGCCATGAAGTGACACCATTCTTAAATAAATTATCGTCTGGTCAAGATGACTTTAGATATTATCCAAATTTCTATCACCAAACAGGACAAGGTAAAACATCAGATGCTGAGTTTACAATGGATAACAGTTTATATGGTTTACCGCAAGGCTCTGCATTTTCTTTAAAAGGTGATAACACATACCAATCTTTACCAGCGATTTTACATCAACAAGAAAACATGACGACGAATGTAATGCACGGGGACTATAAAACTTTCTGGAACCGTGATCAAGTTTACCGTCACTTTGGTGTTGATAAATTCTATGATGCGACATATTACGATATGTCACCAGAAAATTTAGAAAACCTTGGATTAAAAGACAAAGAGTTCTTCAAAGAATCAGCAGACTATTTAAGTAAGGAGAAAAAACCATTTTACTCACATTTAATTACCTTAACAAACCATTATCCATTTACGCTAAGTGAAGAGGATGCTTCAATCCCACCTGGAAATACAGGTAACTCAACAGTAGATGGTTATATTCAAACAGCACACTACTTAGACCAATCGGTAGAACAATTTATCAATGATTTGAAAAAACGTGGTTTATATGATGATTCAGTTATCATTTTATATGGTGACCATTATGGTATTTCTGAAAACCACAATAAAGCGATGTCACAATTACTTGGCGAACCTATTACACCTGCGAAATTTAATGATTTAAATAAAACAGGTTTCTGGATTAAAGCGCCAGGTGTTGAACCTAAAGTTGACCCAACTTATGCAGGTCAAGTAGACGTAATGCCTACATTGCTTCATTTAATGGGTATCGATACGAAAAACTACATTATGTTAGGAACAGATATGCTTTCAAAAGATCATAAACAATTGATTCCATTCCGAAATGGTGATTTTGTAACAGATCAATACAAATACGTAAATGGTAAAGCCTATAGTCACAAAGATAATAAACCACTTACAACACCGCCTGCAGATTTGCAAAAAAATAAAAATCAAGTTGAAAATGATTTAGAAATCAATGATGAAATTTTAAACGGGGATTTAATGCGTTTCTATAAAAACCCAGATTTCAAAAAAGTCAACCCAAGAGACTACAATTATAAAGCGGGTCCAAAAGGTAAAGAAAACTAA
- a CDS encoding biotin-dependent carboxyltransferase family protein codes for MTIIIEEGGLFSSFQDFGRIGYEHLGIIRSGALDVLAHEIANRLVGNDRNEATLEMTNQMARIRFTEPTLIALSGAQAIAYTEDMRVKINTLYLMNKGDVLTFDYVKRGARVYMAIAGGYELDEWLGSASTDTISQMGGFHGHVLKDGDEIPMKRNYNARHHKLFENLQDVRHTNWGVDGYALSFNYLSDVVHVIPNKGTEDFEDATLNQFIRKEYSVTSKANRMGIVLEGEPIKAYYNGFPPHRSVKRGTIQVKKEGAPIVLLNDHYTLGSYPQIGTVATYHLSKIAQKRQGSKIKFQFIDVLQAEQNLVKYHRWIKQLFHGIEYRMQSEMLK; via the coding sequence ATGACAATCATCATAGAAGAAGGTGGCTTGTTTTCAAGCTTTCAAGATTTTGGACGTATAGGTTATGAACACTTAGGTATCATACGTAGCGGCGCATTAGACGTGTTAGCGCATGAAATAGCGAATCGACTTGTAGGTAACGACAGAAATGAAGCTACATTAGAGATGACCAATCAAATGGCACGTATACGTTTTACCGAACCCACATTAATTGCATTGTCCGGTGCACAGGCGATAGCTTATACAGAAGATATGCGCGTCAAAATAAATACATTATATCTTATGAATAAAGGTGATGTTTTAACCTTTGATTATGTCAAACGCGGAGCGCGTGTTTATATGGCGATTGCAGGAGGATATGAACTTGATGAATGGTTAGGCTCAGCCTCAACAGATACGATTTCACAGATGGGAGGTTTTCATGGACACGTGCTCAAAGACGGAGATGAAATTCCGATGAAACGTAATTACAATGCACGCCATCATAAGTTATTTGAAAACCTCCAAGACGTGCGCCATACCAACTGGGGTGTGGATGGATATGCTTTATCATTCAATTATCTTTCAGACGTTGTGCATGTCATTCCAAATAAAGGGACAGAAGACTTTGAAGACGCCACATTAAATCAATTTATCCGAAAAGAATATAGTGTGACGAGTAAAGCGAATCGAATGGGCATTGTCCTCGAGGGAGAACCAATAAAGGCCTACTATAATGGCTTTCCTCCTCATCGATCCGTAAAACGAGGGACGATTCAAGTTAAAAAGGAAGGCGCGCCCATTGTATTATTAAATGATCACTATACACTGGGGAGTTATCCGCAAATTGGTACGGTTGCAACGTATCATTTATCTAAAATTGCGCAAAAACGTCAAGGATCTAAAATTAAGTTCCAATTTATTGATGTACTTCAAGCTGAACAAAACTTAGTCAAATATCATCGGTGGATAAAACAACTGTTTCACGGCATTGAATATCGCATGCAAAGTGAAATGTTAAAATAA
- a CDS encoding allophanate hydrolase subunit 1, whose product MKVYSQGDQAIVVSLKGALSPKATERLLILRQYLLEQGYPFITEIVPTETDMLISYDARQMMKHLDISSPFLYMKALIEQIDLSHETWDEKRHCIKVPVYYGGDNGPHFESVLEELGLTRETYIQQHTAPEYFVSMMGFSPGFPYLSGLPETLAVHHTAKEKQFIPAGSVILENKKCGITTTDIYEDWLVIGYTPLKLFDVYREDMVLMSIGDHVKFYDAEERGEAK is encoded by the coding sequence ATGAAAGTATATAGCCAAGGCGATCAGGCTATTGTCGTGTCGTTAAAGGGAGCACTTTCGCCTAAAGCGACAGAGCGATTATTAATTTTAAGGCAGTACTTATTAGAACAAGGCTATCCTTTTATCACTGAAATTGTTCCTACTGAAACGGATATGCTTATTTCTTATGATGCAAGACAAATGATGAAACATTTGGACATTTCATCTCCTTTTTTATATATGAAAGCCTTAATTGAACAAATTGATTTAAGTCATGAAACTTGGGATGAAAAACGCCATTGTATTAAAGTCCCTGTTTACTATGGTGGAGACAATGGCCCACATTTTGAGTCCGTTTTAGAAGAACTAGGATTGACCCGAGAGACCTATATTCAACAACATACGGCACCTGAATATTTTGTTTCGATGATGGGGTTCTCTCCAGGTTTCCCATATTTATCAGGCCTTCCAGAAACATTGGCCGTGCACCATACAGCGAAAGAAAAGCAATTTATCCCTGCAGGCTCTGTGATTTTAGAAAATAAAAAATGTGGAATCACAACGACAGACATTTATGAAGATTGGCTTGTGATAGGGTATACCCCACTAAAATTATTTGATGTCTATCGTGAAGATATGGTTTTAATGTCGATTGGGGATCACGTTAAATTTTATGATGCCGAAGAAAGAGGAGAGGCAAAATGA
- a CDS encoding aminotransferase class IV, whose amino-acid sequence MELFETMRLEEGTFKRESYHFQRLKRASEAFQFNFNDIKWNELMTEISTLLPTGTHRIKIRLKQEGTFQFEHAPLPPTEQMTVGLQQICSNTPTWQRIYKTTERDYLKHTHETQLILLYDTNDKILEFDIGNVVVEYEGRFYTPPYEKDFLKGCMRQSLLDQQQLITKHMTLATMRQFLNQGGKLWMINSLRGWVPVKLINV is encoded by the coding sequence ATGGAACTCTTTGAAACAATGCGTTTAGAAGAAGGTACATTTAAACGAGAGAGCTATCATTTTCAAAGGCTGAAACGTGCAAGTGAAGCGTTTCAATTTAATTTTAATGACATCAAATGGAACGAGCTCATGACAGAAATTTCAACTTTGCTCCCGACTGGAACGCACCGTATTAAAATTCGTTTGAAACAAGAAGGGACATTTCAGTTTGAGCATGCGCCACTTCCGCCGACTGAGCAAATGACGGTAGGCTTACAACAGATTTGTTCCAACACGCCGACGTGGCAACGCATTTATAAAACGACGGAGCGAGATTATTTAAAACATACACACGAGACGCAACTGATTCTACTTTATGATACTAATGATAAAATTTTAGAATTTGATATTGGAAATGTTGTTGTCGAATATGAAGGTCGATTTTACACACCCCCCTATGAAAAAGATTTTTTAAAAGGATGTATGCGTCAAAGTTTACTAGACCAACAGCAACTGATAACAAAACATATGACATTAGCTACTATGAGGCAATTTTTAAATCAAGGTGGTAAACTATGGATGATTAACAGTTTAAGAGGATGGGTGCCTGTTAAACTTATTAATGTATAG
- a CDS encoding anthranilate synthase component I family protein, with protein MVVTFNFQYYHDAHHSDKINLTFDTPVHRFIAKRCEAVGEVIDQAEYYQKEGYYVALYLPYEAAKYYNDSFKLKDPENGIYAACYVFEHPVTEHNYEKKTVVNQPLAFRFTESKAQIQHQIERIQQEIIEGQTYQVNYTTRLEAPITMGIQALYQQLTAQTNGHYTALFDTDEIQVASISPELFFQMGPFDEHEKMVVSKPMKGTMPRGNTKAIDDEHKQALETSEKDRAENVMIVDLLRNDITRIAQPGTIRTPRLFDVERYPTVFQMTSMVIGEVADNKSLNDVLGALFPCGSITGAPKVNTMRIIHELEASPRHIYCGTLGLCLPDGRAIFNVPIRTVQYLNEKAVYGVGAGITIDSDSAKEYAEFQDKTKILEG; from the coding sequence ATGGTTGTCACATTTAATTTTCAATATTATCACGATGCGCATCATAGTGACAAAATCAATTTAACCTTTGATACGCCAGTACATCGTTTTATTGCTAAACGATGTGAGGCTGTCGGGGAAGTCATCGATCAAGCCGAATATTACCAAAAAGAAGGCTACTATGTCGCTCTTTATTTACCTTATGAAGCGGCGAAGTATTATAATGATAGTTTTAAATTAAAAGATCCGGAAAACGGGATATATGCCGCATGTTATGTCTTTGAACACCCTGTGACTGAACACAATTACGAGAAGAAAACGGTTGTGAATCAGCCCCTCGCTTTTCGTTTTACAGAATCTAAAGCGCAAATTCAGCACCAAATTGAACGCATTCAACAAGAAATTATCGAAGGACAAACGTATCAAGTCAATTATACAACGCGCCTTGAAGCACCTATTACGATGGGGATTCAAGCTTTATACCAACAACTCACCGCACAGACTAACGGACATTATACGGCGCTATTTGATACTGATGAAATACAAGTAGCTTCTATTTCGCCGGAGTTGTTTTTTCAGATGGGTCCCTTTGATGAACACGAAAAAATGGTCGTCAGTAAGCCTATGAAAGGGACGATGCCTAGAGGGAATACAAAAGCAATAGATGATGAACATAAACAAGCGCTTGAAACCTCTGAAAAAGACCGCGCAGAAAATGTGATGATTGTCGATTTGTTGCGTAATGATATTACGAGAATCGCTCAACCAGGGACGATTCGGACACCCCGACTTTTTGATGTAGAGCGTTATCCCACTGTCTTTCAAATGACGTCAATGGTAATCGGTGAAGTTGCTGATAACAAATCATTAAACGATGTATTGGGGGCATTGTTTCCGTGTGGCTCCATCACAGGTGCGCCAAAAGTGAATACGATGCGTATCATTCACGAACTAGAGGCTTCACCAAGACATATCTATTGTGGGACACTGGGACTTTGTTTACCGGATGGTCGCGCTATTTTTAATGTGCCGATTCGCACTGTACAATATTTAAATGAAAAAGCGGTTTACGGTGTGGGCGCTGGGATTACAATAGATTCAGATAGTGCGAAGGAATATGCAGAATTCCAAGACAAAACTAAAATTTTAGAGGGATAA
- a CDS encoding anthranilate synthase component II: protein MIVMIDNKDSFTYNVVDLLNEATMCQIEVIDISHVNVTQLKEMQPQAIVISPGPGTPRDYPILFEVLQQFESQCPILGVCLGFQLICEYYGGDIIKAPWPVHGHTTEMFHNQMDLYEGLPSPFKVMRYHSLMVDADTVHAPLVIAGQNEEGIIMGVKHENYPIYGVQYHPESVLSEYGRAQMINFLSKVGVQHGCHI from the coding sequence ATGATAGTGATGATAGATAATAAAGATTCGTTTACATATAATGTGGTGGATTTGCTAAATGAAGCAACGATGTGTCAGATTGAGGTGATAGATATCAGTCATGTCAATGTCACGCAACTTAAAGAAATGCAACCGCAAGCTATTGTGATTTCTCCAGGTCCTGGCACGCCGAGAGATTACCCTATACTCTTTGAGGTATTACAACAATTCGAATCTCAATGTCCAATTTTAGGTGTTTGTTTAGGCTTTCAGTTGATTTGTGAGTATTACGGGGGAGATATTATTAAAGCGCCGTGGCCAGTACACGGGCATACGACGGAGATGTTTCATAACCAAATGGATTTGTACGAAGGTCTACCCTCGCCTTTTAAAGTCATGCGCTATCATTCCTTAATGGTGGATGCTGACACGGTGCATGCTCCTTTAGTCATTGCTGGACAAAATGAAGAGGGGATTATTATGGGAGTAAAACATGAAAATTATCCAATTTATGGTGTGCAATATCACCCTGAATCCGTATTATCAGAATACGGACGGGCACAAATGATTAATTTTTTGAGTAAGGTCGGTGTTCAACATGGTTGTCACATTTAA
- the queC gene encoding 7-cyano-7-deazaguanine synthase QueC — MSEVLQNEKALVVFSGGQDSTTCLFYAKSHFKEVELVTFEYGQRHSQEIDVAKNIAQEQGLKHHVLDMSLLSQLTPNALTSHDMAIDTSNDVPNTFVPARNLLFLSFAGALAYQINAKHIITGVCETDFSGYPDCRDAFIKSMNVTMSLAMDRDFVIHTPLMWLNKKETWALSDELGALDYIRHNTLTCYNGIIAEGCGTCPACQLRQNGLDAYLAEKGESHS; from the coding sequence ATGTCTGAAGTGCTTCAAAACGAAAAAGCACTTGTCGTTTTTAGTGGCGGACAAGATAGCACGACATGTCTCTTTTACGCCAAATCCCATTTTAAAGAAGTGGAACTTGTGACCTTCGAATATGGTCAACGTCATTCACAAGAAATTGACGTCGCCAAAAATATTGCGCAAGAACAAGGTTTAAAACATCATGTTTTAGACATGTCTTTACTCAGCCAACTTACACCGAATGCTTTAACTTCTCATGATATGGCCATCGATACTTCAAATGACGTCCCTAACACATTTGTCCCTGCGCGAAACTTGCTATTTTTATCTTTTGCTGGTGCACTCGCCTATCAAATCAATGCCAAACACATTATCACAGGCGTTTGCGAAACGGATTTTTCAGGATATCCAGATTGTCGAGATGCCTTTATCAAATCGATGAACGTGACGATGAGTCTTGCGATGGATCGAGATTTTGTCATTCACACCCCATTGATGTGGCTCAACAAAAAAGAAACATGGGCGTTGAGCGATGAACTGGGCGCACTTGATTATATTCGTCACAATACTTTAACTTGTTATAACGGTATTATCGCAGAAGGCTGCGGCACATGTCCTGCATGCCAATTAAGACAAAACGGTTTAGACGCTTATTTAGCTGAGAAAGGAGAGAGTCATTCATGA
- the queD gene encoding 6-carboxytetrahydropterin synthase QueD translates to MMHQTYPQVSHDYVFELNKDFNFSAAHAIPDARAGKCQRIHGHTYFVNLTIAGDQLDDLGFLVNFSTLKQLVHDQFDHYLLNDLAHFEGKSPSTEVVAQTIYEMVEAHLATLKHNPTCVQVFLRETPSSYVVYRPRKKEHQHG, encoded by the coding sequence ATGATGCATCAAACCTATCCTCAAGTTTCACACGACTATGTTTTTGAACTGAATAAAGATTTTAATTTTTCAGCTGCCCATGCGATTCCAGATGCACGCGCTGGAAAATGCCAACGTATTCATGGTCATACCTATTTCGTCAATTTAACAATTGCGGGAGACCAGTTAGATGACTTAGGCTTTTTAGTTAATTTTAGTACGCTTAAACAACTCGTACATGATCAATTCGATCATTATCTTTTAAATGACTTGGCTCATTTTGAAGGGAAATCTCCTTCAACAGAAGTCGTAGCTCAGACGATTTATGAGATGGTAGAAGCGCATTTAGCGACGCTTAAGCACAATCCAACGTGTGTTCAAGTTTTTTTAAGAGAAACCCCTTCGAGTTATGTCGTCTACCGTCCACGTAAAAAGGAGCATCAGCATGGTTAA
- the queE gene encoding 7-carboxy-7-deazaguanine synthase QueE, giving the protein MVKIPVLEIFGPTIQGEGRVIGRKTMFVRTAGCDFRCSWCDSKFTWDGSAKEDIRLMTPEAIYEELKTIGGDYFNHVTISGGNPALIKGIQSLVDLLQTHQIYTALETQGSKFQPWMRQIDDLTISPKPPSSGMHQNLEELDKVIEQCVTSTLNLKVVVFDEADYTFAQSIHQRYPHLPFYLQVGNPFLQEEVDHHTDKLLMRYETLIDRVMTDASMNNVYVLPQLHTLLWSNKKGV; this is encoded by the coding sequence ATGGTTAAAATACCTGTACTAGAAATTTTTGGACCTACCATACAAGGCGAAGGCCGGGTCATTGGAAGAAAAACAATGTTTGTGCGTACAGCAGGGTGTGATTTCCGCTGTAGTTGGTGTGATTCTAAGTTTACGTGGGATGGCAGTGCGAAAGAGGACATTCGCCTTATGACACCTGAAGCAATTTATGAGGAACTTAAAACGATCGGCGGAGATTACTTTAATCATGTGACGATTTCAGGGGGTAACCCTGCTTTAATTAAAGGCATTCAATCCCTTGTCGACCTTTTGCAAACGCATCAAATTTACACTGCGCTAGAAACTCAAGGAAGTAAATTTCAACCGTGGATGCGACAAATTGACGATCTCACTATCTCTCCTAAACCTCCAAGTTCTGGGATGCACCAAAATTTAGAGGAATTAGATAAGGTGATAGAACAATGTGTGACGTCCACTTTAAACCTTAAAGTTGTTGTGTTCGATGAAGCAGACTACACCTTCGCACAAAGCATCCATCAAAGATACCCTCATCTTCCCTTTTATTTACAAGTGGGAAACCCCTTTTTACAAGAGGAAGTCGATCATCATACAGATAAATTGCTTATGCGCTACGAAACGTTGATTGATCGTGTAATGACAGATGCCTCTATGAATAATGTTTACGTATTGCCTCAACTTCATACCTTATTGTGGAGCAACAAAAAAGGTGTATAA